The Zalophus californianus isolate mZalCal1 chromosome 7, mZalCal1.pri.v2, whole genome shotgun sequence genome includes a region encoding these proteins:
- the LOC113927083 gene encoding LOW QUALITY PROTEIN: spermatogenesis-associated protein 7-like (The sequence of the model RefSeq protein was modified relative to this genomic sequence to represent the inferred CDS: inserted 2 bases in 1 codon; substituted 1 base at 1 genomic stop codon): MDGSRRVRATSVLPRYGPPCLFKGHLSTKSNAFCTDSSSLRLSTLHLVKNHMAVHYNKILSANAAVDCSVPLSMSASIKYAHKQRREKLKKELARCERDLKLNKTAMQANSKNNSKSLFNTLQKPSGEPQDEDVLIGEVNGFPSFTRSPRSPVTSSERLHLNLPKSDKVLTNGTEKNSSSSVFKVDYTASGPRRACSATSYGRGPKSTFPNTHRFQLVISKAPSGDLLDKHSELFSNRHLPFTPRTLKTEAKSFLSHYRYYTPAKRKKDFTDQRIEAETQTELSSFKSDFETVDTKNSTDSEENTKQASNCMTYDIKGKIAPLPLQGHVLLWDEIXDGTLQCSSPRAICQYSLQLPPERKHSDEEELLYLSFTEDVTDEILKXGLFSNRFLERLFEQHIKQNKHHLEEEKMRHLLHVLKVDLGCTSRENSVKLDDTDMLNLLEFEQAENSEENENKSKHDTTIQQERQEYQKALDMLLSVPKDENESLSSPNEFFLPIYKSKYLEGVIIQQVNDETNLGPSVWDDKNPSVSDSLTDQETSVNVIEGDSDTEKAETSNELCCLSTELSPALQLHSVQGDNSHDMAGPTLKIMEMSIED, from the exons ATGGATGGCAGCCGGAGAGTCAGAGCAACCTCTGTCCTTCCCAGATACGGTCCACCATGCCTATTTAAAGGACACTTGAGCACCAAAAGTAATGCTTTTTGCACTGACTCCTCCTCTCTCAGACTAAGTACTCTCCACCTGGTCAAGAATCACATGGCTGTTCACTATAATAAAATCCTTTCAGCCAATGCGGCAGTAGACTGCTCGGTTCCATTAAGCATGAGTGCCAGCATCAAATATGCACACAAACAACGAAGAGAGAAACTCAAAAAGGAATTAGCACGATGTGAAAgggatttgaaattaaataaaacagcaaTGCAGGccaattctaaaaataattccaaGTCACTATTTAACACTCTACAAAAGCCCTCGGGAGAACCACAAGATGAAGATGTGTTAATTGGAGAAGTGAATGGATTTCCATCCTTTACAAGGTCACCAAGGTCACCAGTAACTTCTTCAGAGAGACTACACCTAAATCTACCTAAATCTGATAAAGTCCTCACAAATGGTACCGAGAAGAACTCCAGTTCCTCCGTGTTCAAGGTGGATTACACTGCTTCTGGGCCCAGGAGAGCGTGCTCTGCAACTTCATACGGCAGAGGGCCCAAGAGCACATTCCCAAATACCCATCGGTTTCAGTTAGTTATTTCAAAAGCACCCAGTGGGGACCTTTTGGATAAACATTCTGAACTCTTTTCCAACAGACATTTGCCATTCACTCCACGCActttaaaaacagaagcaaagtCTTTCCTGTCACATTATCGATACTATACGcctgccaaaagaaaaaaggattttacAGACCAGCGGATAGAAGCTGAAACCCAGACTGAATTAAGCAGTTTTAAATCTGATTTTGAGACAGTTGACACCAAGAACTCCACAGATTCAGAAGAGAACACAAAGCAGGCATCTAACTGTATGACATATGATATCAAAGGAAAAATAGCTCCTTTACCCTTACAAGGGCATGTCTTACTGTGGGATGAGATTTAAGATGGCACACTTCAGTGTTCCTCACCAAGGGCAATATGTCAGTATTCCCTGCAGCTTCCTCCAGAGAGAAAACATTCTGATGAAGAAGAACTGTTATATCTGAGTTTCACTGAAGACGTAACAGATGAAATTTTGAA CGGTTTATTTTCAAACAGGTTTTTAGAACGCCTATTTGAgcaacacataaaacaaaataaacatcatttggaggaggaaaaaatgCGCCATCTGCTGCATGTCCTGAAGGTGGACTTAGGCTGCACATCCAGAGAAAACTCAGTAAAGCTGGATGATACTGATATGCTGAATTTACTTGAATTTGAACAGGCTGagaattcagaagaaaatgaaaataaaagtaaacatgaTACCACAATTCAGCAGGAACGTCAAGAATACCAAAAAGCTTTGGATATGTTATTGTCTGTACCAAAGGATGAGAATGAGAGCCTCTCTTCACCAAATGAATTTTTCCTACCCATCTATAAATCAAAGTACTTAGAAGGGGTTATAATTCAACAAGTGAATGATGAAACAAATCTTGGACCTTCAGTTTGGGATGACAAAAATCCGAGTGTCTCCGACAGCTTAACGGACCAAGAGACCTCTGTGAATGTCATTGAAGGGGATAGTGACACCGAAAAGGCAGAAACTTCAAATGAATTATGTTGTCTTAGCACAGAACTCTCCCCAGCTCTTCAGCTTCACAGTGTCCAAGGTGACAACAGTCATGACATGGCAGGACCGACTCTTAAAATCATGGAAATGAGCATTGAGGACTGA